GGGCGTGAGCGGCAGCCGCGGCCAGACCGAGACGCGTACCGGAGTGTGCTCCGGAGTCAGCGCCGAGGCCACGTATCCCCGCAGGTCGCAGGAGGTCTGCCCGGCCCCCGAGTAGAGCTCGACGGCCGCGTGCACCTGCTCCACCCAGTCCCGGTCGCGCACTCCGAACACCGTGGCCTGGCGCACCTGTGGATGGCGCATCAGCGCCTCCTCGATGGCCGCCGGGTCCAGCTTGAGCCCGCCGTGCTTGATCACGTCGCCCACCCGGCCGTCGAGCCGGAGGTAGCCGTACCGGTCCCAGTGCCCCAGGTCGCCGGTGCACAGCCAGCCGTCGCGGAAGACGGTCCCGGTGCGTTCCTCGTCGCCGAGGTAGCCGGCCGTGACCGTCGGCGAGCTGATCCAGATCTCGCCCGACACCCCCCGCTCCAGCTGGGGGCCGTTGCCGGGGCCGCGGATCTCCACCCGCACCCAGGGGAACGGGCGGCCCGCCGAGCCGAGCAGTTCCGGCTCGCGGTGGTCCAGCGGGTTGAGGCTGCTGATGCCGCCCGCCTCCGTCGTCCCGTACACCTGGATGAGCACGTCGCCGAAGAGTTCCACCGCCCGCGCCACCCGGGCCGGCGCCGCCGGGGTGCCGCTGTACGTGATGCGGCGCAGCGACGACAGGTCGGTGAGCGGGGCGGCCGGGTGGTCCAGGAGCCGGTAGAGGTGGGGGACGGCGAGGTAGACGTCGGTGACCCCGTGCCGCTCGAAGGCGTCCAGGACGTCGCCCGCGTCGAACTCGTCGTGCAGCACGACCCGTCCGCCGCTCGCGAGCACCGCGTCGGCCATCGGCGCGGTCGTGTGGCTGATCGGCGTGACGGACAGCAGCGTCGCGGGTCCCCGGGGATCGAGGCCATGGGCGAGGCGGCTGACGAGCTCCTCACGTGTGTCGTACCGCTGGGCGACCATCTTCGGCCGTCCGGTGCTCCCGCTGGTGAACTCGACGGTCGCGAGGTCGTCCGGGCGCGGCTCGGGGAGTCGCGCCGGCAGCGGTTCGGTGGATCCGGCGGCCGCCCCCCAGGGGACGGTCAGCACGGTGACGGCCGGGACGCGGCGGGTGAGCCAGTCGCCGCGCTCGGCGCTCTCGTCGTCGACGAGCAGCACCGACACCCGCAGGTCCTCCAGGAGTTGAGCCTGGGTGGCGACCGAGAAGGTCTCCGTGTCGGTACGCGGATTCATCGACCGTACGTACACGGAGGTGGCGCCCAGCAGATGGACGGCGTACCGGGCGCCGAGCATCAACGGCCGGTTGGGGCCGGTCAGCACGGCGACGGTGTCACCGGGGCGGACGCCGCGGGAGCGCAGCAGGGCCGTCGTGGCCCGCACCGAGCCGGCGAGCCGGCCGGCGGTGACGGCCTCGTCGGCGCGGTGGATCACCACGCGCCCCGGGTCCTTTCCGAGAGCGTCGAGAATGCGGCGTACGTACATGGTTCCTCCTTTCCGGAACGAGGAGTCGAATGGTGCGGAAGAATTCAGGAGATGCGCATCTGCGCCATCATTCCCATGGCGCTGTGGTCGATCATGTGGCAGTGATAGGGAAAGACCCCGCGGTGGGTGTCGAAGGTCAGCTGGAGTTTCGCGGTCTGTCCCGGGAAGAGAAGGACGGTGTCCTTGAGACCGGCCTCCGCCGGATAGACCGGCATTCCGTCCCGTTCGAGAATCCGGAACTGCACCAGATGGGTGTGGAAATTGTGCGGGACGGTCGTGCTGGTGTTCTTGACCGTCCACACCTCGGTCGAGCCCCAGGCGATCTCGGTGTCGATCCGGTCGTGGTCGAAGGTCTTCTCGTTGATGTACGCGAGGTGGCCCGTGCCCGGCTCGTCCATCCGCAGTTCGAAGCTCCGCTCCACGGTCGGCGCGGGCAGCGGCGGCAGGGTGGTGAGGACGTCCGGCACCCGGCTGGTGTCGGCCA
This sequence is a window from Streptomyces sp. NBC_00691. Protein-coding genes within it:
- a CDS encoding class I adenylate-forming enzyme family protein, with amino-acid sequence MYVRRILDALGKDPGRVVIHRADEAVTAGRLAGSVRATTALLRSRGVRPGDTVAVLTGPNRPLMLGARYAVHLLGATSVYVRSMNPRTDTETFSVATQAQLLEDLRVSVLLVDDESAERGDWLTRRVPAVTVLTVPWGAAAGSTEPLPARLPEPRPDDLATVEFTSGSTGRPKMVAQRYDTREELVSRLAHGLDPRGPATLLSVTPISHTTAPMADAVLASGGRVVLHDEFDAGDVLDAFERHGVTDVYLAVPHLYRLLDHPAAPLTDLSSLRRITYSGTPAAPARVARAVELFGDVLIQVYGTTEAGGISSLNPLDHREPELLGSAGRPFPWVRVEIRGPGNGPQLERGVSGEIWISSPTVTAGYLGDEERTGTVFRDGWLCTGDLGHWDRYGYLRLDGRVGDVIKHGGLKLDPAAIEEALMRHPQVRQATVFGVRDRDWVEQVHAAVELYSGAGQTSCDLRGYVASALTPEHTPVRVSVWPRLPLTPSGKPDRAYLRSVSPPDPAASAAHATAGGATGAGAPNATAGAAAATAHRGAGGPALSSPRGATARDDPVRVSGAGHQPDHASSRTRKGVP